The following coding sequences are from one Lolium rigidum isolate FL_2022 chromosome 6, APGP_CSIRO_Lrig_0.1, whole genome shotgun sequence window:
- the LOC124662242 gene encoding E3 ubiquitin-protein ligase ORTHRUS 2-like, whose product MADLPCDGDGVCMVCGAASPAEVDLLRCATCATPWHSPCLSAPPALAHAAAWSCPDCSGSSAPAPAPAPAATKAGAGGGGDLLAAIRRIEADASLSDLDKARLRQELLGGAARKALDDGEDEDDVVAKTAFAIIGSNITCSFCMKLPDRPVTTQCGHNFCLKCFEKWVHSGKRVCGKCRTTLPSQMIELPRINLAIVAAIRTARNAKNAKSAVSAGTYHSVENKDRPDSAFTTERAVKSGKANASSGQIFVTIAPDHFGPIPAKYDPKRNLGVLVGDTWEDRLECRQWGAHFPHVAGIAGQSTHGAQSVALSGGYIDDEDHGEWFLYTGSGGRDLSGNKRTNKNQSSDQKFEKMNAALRLSCLKGYPVRVVRSHKEKRSSYAPVKGVRYDGVYRIEKCWRKIGVQGKYKVCRYLFVRCDNEAAPWASVLTGDLPRPLPKIKELQGATDITERKGSPSWDYDVAKKVWTWVKPEPISKKPIRTGDPETDKEIRQAQRRSHLSLTEKLLKDFGCAICKNVITEPLTTPCGHSFCKACLLGAFAGQASVRERSRGGRSLRVQKIVKRCPSCPNDICDFLENPQINREVMDLIESLQAKAAEEKKEVEVPGEEDEDALENEEDDDSSLNEEENVGAETKDGEQDADAPAVKIVVESMEDAKKALKCKVDKEEGKDDKTKTTAAAAAEEDADMEEATKTAAETKEEEVAKQVQKKRKGRGTEAAAAGGGKRKKTVSAATAEVKNPGGGGSPAASSPCRAIRTSGLVDGGGSPASRTRSSAMAGGGN is encoded by the exons atggcggACCTGCCGTGCGACGGGGACGGAGTGTGCATGGTGTGCGGGGCGGCGTCCCCGGCGGAGGTCGACCTGCTGCGCTGCGCCACCTGCGCCACGCCCTGGCACTCGCCCTGCCTCTCCGCCCCGCCCGCGCTCGCGCACGCCGCCGCCTGGTCCTGCCCCGACTGCTCCGGCTCCTCCGCGCCcgcccccgcgcccgcgcccgccgccaccaaggccggggccggcggcggcggcgacctgctCGCCGCCATCCGCAGGATCGAGGCCGACGCCTCGCTCTCCGACCTCGACAAGGCGCGCCTGCGCCAGGAGCTCCTCGGCGGCGCCGCGCGCAAGGcgctcgacgacggcgaggacgaggatgatgtcgTGGCCAAGACCGCGTTCGCCATCATCGGCTCCAACATCACCTGCTCCTTCTGCATGAAGCTCCCCGACCGCCCCGTCACT ACACAATGTGGCCATAACTTCTGCTTGAAATGCTTTGAGAAGTGGGTTCATAGTGGGAAAAGGGTATGTGGAAAATGTCGGACAACGCTCCCATCCCAGATGATAGAACTACCAAGGATTAACTTAGCAATAGTTGCAGCTATCCGTACGGCTAGGAATGCAAAGAATGCTAAATCAGCTGTCTCGGCTGGTACATATCATTCTGTAGAAAACAAAGATAGGCCTGACTCGGCTTTTACAACTGAAAGGGCAGTGAAGTCTGGGAAAGCAAATGCTTCAAGTGGACAAATTTTTGTGACTATTGCACCTGATCATTTTGGCCCCATTCCTGCAAAATATGATCCCAAAAGGAATCTTGGTGTTTTAGTTGGGGATACATGGGAAGACCGCCTTGAATGCAGGCAATGGGGTGCTCATTTCCCTCATGTAGCTGGTATTGCTGGCCAGTCTACACACGGTGCTCAGTCAGTAGCACTCTCAGGAGGTTACATAGATGATGAGGACCATGGAGAGTGGTTTCTGTATACTGGAAG TGGTGGAAGGGATCTAAGTGGGAACAAGCGAACAAATAAGAACCAATCTTCAGACCAGAAATTTGAAAAGATGAATGCTGCTTTGCGTCTTAGTTGCTTGAAGGGTTACCCTGTCAGGGTCGTACG GTCCCACAAAGAGAAGCGTTCTTCATATGCTCCTGTCAAGGGTGTGCGGTACGATGGTGTTTACCGAATTGAGAAATGTTGGAGGAAGATTGGTGTTCAG ggtaaatacaaggtCTGCAGGTACCTGTTTGTGCGCTGTGACAATGAAGCAGCTCCTTGGGCCAG TGTTCTTACTGGTGACCTGCCAAGACCACTGCCCAAGATCAAGGAGCTGCAAGGTGCAACTGACATAACTGAAAGGAAGGGATCTCCTTCATGGGACTATGAT GTGGCGAAAAAGGTCTGGACGTGGGTGAAGCCTGAACCAATCAGCAAGAAGCCTATCCGTACAGGGGATCCTGAAACTGACAAGGAAATCAGGCAAGCCCAAAGGCGTTCTCATCTGTCTTTGACTGAGAAGCTGTTGAAAG ATTTTGGGTGTGCCATTTGCAAGAACGTGATAACAGAGCCGCTTACCACTCCCTGTGGTCACAGCTTCTGCAAAGCCTGTCTGCTCGGGGCATTTGCTGGCCAGGCTTCAGTGAGGGAGAGAAGCAGGGGTGGGCGCTCTCTGCGTGtgcagaagattgtgaagaggtgcCCTTCCTGCCCAAATGACATCTGTGACTTCCTGGAGAACCCACAG ATCAACCGAGAGGTGATGGATCTGATTGAGTCTCTGCAAGCCAAGGCTGCCGAGGAAAAGAAAGAAGTGGAGGTACCtggtgaggaagatgaggatgctcTGGAGAATGAGGAAGATGATGACAGCAGCCTGAACGAGGAGGAGAATGTTGGTGCTGAGACCAAGGACGGAGAACAGGATGCTGACGCTCCTGCTGTGAAGATTGTGGTTGAAAGCATGGAAGATGCTAAGAAGGCTCTGAAGTGCAAAGTAGATAAGGAGGAAGGCAAAGATGACAAGACCAAGACcactgctgctgctgcagctgAAGAGGATGCTGACATGGAGGAGGCTACCAAGACTGCTGCTGAAACCAAGGAGGAGGAGGTTGCCAAGCAGGTTCAGAAGAAGCGCAAGGGGCGTGGCACTGAGGCAGCTGCAGCTGGCGGCGGTAAAAGGAAGAAGACTGTCTCTGCTGCCACAGCTGAAGTGAAGAACCCTGGAGGTGGTGGCAGTCCTGCTGCCAGCAGCCCTTGCCGTGCTATCAGGACCAGCGGGCTGGTGGATGGTGGTGGGAGCCCTGCTAGCAGGACCAGGAGCAGCGCCATGGCTGGCGGTGGCAACTGA